The Juglans microcarpa x Juglans regia isolate MS1-56 chromosome 2D, Jm3101_v1.0, whole genome shotgun sequence DNA window TATAGAAGGTCGGTAAACAACATATCGGAACATCTTGATGCAATAGttggaaaattagaaaaaaaaaaatcaaaaaaagtGATATACATGGCTATCGCTGGCTGGATAgttggagagagggagaagtcAAAGTTCCAATCCCTTAAGCGGAGAGGATAAGATAGCTAGTCGCTTAGATAGATAGAAATTCGtctggaaagaaaaagaatccaCCTTTGATAGTGTGCTTTTGctgtttttatttatcttttatttttttggcaaaaGGGCTCCACCTTTGGTTTTgctttattatgttttgaaataaCTAATTTTGGTTTAGTTTTGTCCATCATTATCTAGATCCGATGCTTGTAATGCACATCGTGATAGTGACAGCCAATATTCGTTGCGCTTTACAACGTCAGAAGTTGCTGTTTGGGGATCTAATCCTAATCCTTTCAACATATATACACGCCATagtaaaaatagaataatgctCGAGTACTTACATTATACACAAACTGATAGGGAAGTGACACTGCCACATCATCTGGTCATGGTCGAACGTTGACTATTTGACCATCAAGCGTTGACATAGCATGCCACGTTAGTAATTGTAAAGAATATACTGTTGTCACAGAGCCATGTGGCATGCCACATATTTCGGTTGGCCAATAATACTATATCTGGGTGATGTGGCAGGACTACATAACAGTACTAATACGTGTTCGATCCCGTGCACCATATATACCCTCGTTCATTGTCGATAACAAGAATTATTAAAttgatgttaaattgagttgagatgaattgaatttttttataaatagtaataagttgagatggtgaaatgagttttataaaatccatctaagatgaatttaaatgtatttgaatgttaagatgaatttagatatatttataaaaagttaaaaaatattatagatccTGTGTAAAGagatgttaagttgaaaaatattaaaatctcatgtataaagagattttgagttgagataagtttagtaatttgaaaattgagtatttaaatattaaactcaatttaaaattagactgaattgagttaagttgaatgGAGTCTAAATTAACATTTTAACAGTTCTTTATATAAAGTAAAAGCCAACAGTTGCACTATTGCACATGTTATGTGAACAAGCAAAATAAAGCTTCGAAAAAGAAAGCCGGAAGTGTTCAAAGAATTATCCTCCCTGCCCGAATGGTTGCAGATAGTAAAGGAACCGTCAAAAATGCGTTCGAGATTAGGATATAtattgcttttttcttttaaatcacCACGCAAAGAATAAAGTCTCACGGGAATTCGCttttttaatttgggtactttagCAATATAAAAACCAGGCACTTCGTCGTGATCAGAGTGAAGGGTAAGAAAAGGGTTAAGACGAGTGAATTACGTACTTCCCCGAAGACATCATCTGTTTAAGGAAGCGTTGCCATGCTCGGTAAGAGCCACTTTTTCTTTGGATGTTTTTGGGATCTGAAGCTCCATTTGTTGATTAGAACTTACTTATCTCTTCTGTTGAtctgttttgttctttttgtccTCTCTTTcatcctttcttttatttttgtaattgaaGAAACTATATTAACAGACAAAGAAGGAAGATCAGGAAACAGAACCAAAATATGGCTTTGAGGCAAGGAGATAGCGTCACATTCAATGTCGAATCCTTGACATCTTTGATAGAAGATACAAGATCCCATGACCTGTTCATACCCCCAAGCCTTCCATCTTTAAAATCCCAGTAATACTCAGCAGGCATAATGAACAAGCTTACATCCCTGACGCGTTTTCTTTTGGCCCTATTCATCATGACAAACCAAACTTGAAAGCCTCAGAAAAAATCAAAGCTAGGTATCTGGAACGCCTTATCTCTAGGTCACCCTCTCCGGATACAAAGCTAAAAGAAATCGTCAAATCCATCGAGGCTGTGGAGAAAAAGGCTCGTAAATGTTATGCATGTCCAATCGATTACACCCCAGATGAATTTGTAAGAATTTTGGTAATTGATGGTTGCTTCATCATTGAGCTGTTTCGCAAGAATTCTTATACTGAGCTTAGAGAAGTAGATGATCCAATTTTTACCATGTCTTGCATGCTTCAATTTCTTTACCATGACTTGATATTGCTTGAAAACCAACTTCCTTGGATGGTACTTGAGCGCTTGTTTGGCATAACCGTGGAACGTAGACAAAGCAAGCCTCTAATGCAACTTGCAGTAGAGTTTTTTGCTAATATTTTCTCATCCACACCTCCTCCTGTGGTTTACCCAATCCAAGACATAGAGCATATTCTCGACCTGTTTAGAAGATTGTTGATTTCATCAgttggaggagaagaagaacgGGAGCTTGGGTGGCAACCCATGCCTTCTGCCACGAGCCTCGTCGAGGCTGGCGTCAAATTCAGAAGGAGCGAGTACAAAAGCATCTTGGACATGAAGTTCATCAATGGCGTCCTTGAGATTCCTCCGTTACTGATTCAAGAGACAACAGAAACTGTCTTTCGGAATCTTGTCAGCTTTGAACAATGTTACCCCAATTGTGATGCTTGGTTCACTTCCTATGTCGTACTCGTACACAACCTCATTAACACTGCCAAGGATCTGGACATACTCTGCGAGAACGAGATTATTGATAACTGGTCCAATCTAGAGGATGCAGCCCAGTTCTTTAACAAGATTTACAGCAATACGTATGTCAAGAAATACCATTACCTAGGACTTTGTCAGAAAGTGAATAGATATTGCCAGCGCAGGTGGCCTAGGTGGCGTACAGTGCTTGTGCGCAACTATTTCAACACCCCTTGGTCTACTCTTTCGATAATGGTTGTTGCTATGCTTTTGATCCTCCTCTTCTTACAAGCTCTATTCACCATAATTAAATAAGTAGTATTGAATGTAACTTTATCAAACTTGTTGTACAATTAATCCCTCCAATGCTCTCTTCTTTTAGGTCTGGCGCCAATTAAGTTGATTGTGGACTGCGTGCAAAAATAAATGTATGCTTTGGAGTAttacctatttttttattggttttttttctcTAAGCAAATGGAATGAGGGATacatattgttttgtatttttttcctttaatttaaaGTGCCTCCGATCTTTTTTAAGAAATGCTGTAActgcattttatatatatatatatatatataaaaataaactgataTGTATTGATGTAGTAATGTctcagattgtaaaatcactacaacaaatattattttttgtggtaAGTAGATTCGCCGTTGCACTAAAAATGGCCGCAATTAACTTTAATTCCCCCGTGATTTTCCTTCACCCCTAAGTCGTTGTTATCACGATGTCTTAATTGAGAATTTATtgtggaaaacaaaaatgagccGCAAATAATACCTTTTTACAAAGATTTCTTTTGTTAGAAAAAGTCCAAAAACTTCGCTTAGAAAAAATGTTAACCATGGTTAATTGTCGCTGGGTCTATTTTTTCGACGCTTTTTTATTGCATGAAATCTTTATTTGTCGCGCCACAAATATCTCTTTGCGGCGAGTTCTACGGCAGGAAATACTCATATCATGTGGTGATAATTGATAGCCGAAAAATACCTTGTAGAGCAAAAAATTACATTGCCGGAAAAgaccccttaaaaaaaatttgcactAAACAGAATACATAAAACTAGAATATATTCACtaagaaaccaaaaaagaaacacacacacatacacacacacatatatatatatatatatatgtcgaaTTAAATACAGTATTAAATCTTTCACTTTAATATTTGATTGTATGAATGGAAATGTTTTGTTGAGCTTTTATTGATACCTCATAAGTGTGTCTATAATGCAATTTTATTAACAATCATTTATAGCCAAGAAAAATACTCTAAATTTATATCTATTTACAAACTCATAATTCTTAACTTATACCCAATCTAGAATAACAAGATCAAATCATTccaaatttcacaattttaccTTACCTTCTTGAATAATCTAAAGTAATAGCAATCTAAATTCTAAACAGCTTGATGtaaaagatgtaattttttagGGTGATGCTCAAAAGGTGATACAGGCCTAATTACGAGATAGTGAGGACAAATAGTCATGGATAGGTCAGCTGATAGATGACATAAGACATGCTTTCTCTCAAAGACCAAATTGGGATGCTAGATCATTTGTAGAGAAGAAAACAGTGTGGCATAGTTTATCCAAGAGGGCTTTACAGTTAGAAAGAAGAGCAATGTTAGATTGAAGATGGACcaactgagattttttttttttaatgaaaaatatggCTTGTAATGAttaagggctggtttggatttaaagataagataaaatggttttagatgaaagataaaaattgaaaaaaatattgttagaatattatttttaatattattattattttgagattttaaaaaaataaattatttattatattttgtgtagatatttaaaaaatttataatgataaaatgaaatgagatgaaaagaaaagaaatacttTTGGAATCCAAATAGGCTTAATTCTTTTATTGTTAATGAATAAGAAGAGGAGTTCcgattttaaaaagtaaataaatgaatgcatgttaaaaaaaaaaaaaaaaaaaaaaagagtaaaaaaatgcACAGAAATAAAGGGACAGAAAAATGCACGAAAAAACGTAAAACGCTAAAAAAAATGCACGAAAAGAACGCACAGAAAACgtacgaaagaaaaaaaatgcacagGAAAAACGCACGAAagaaaaaaagcacaaaaaaacgTAAAAACGAGTACaagaaaaacacagaaaatacaaaaaaaaaaaaaaaaggcacagaGAAAACACACGAAAAGCGCACAAAAGAATAACAACGCACAGAAGGAACGCACGAAAACACACAAgaaaaaaaggcacaaaaaaaGGCAGAAAAAAAACTATTGGATTTATTTTGGACAAATGGAAGACAAAGTGAAAGACACTTTGAAGGGTCAAATGACTCAAATTACCTTTCTCCTATAGCTATAGATCAGATATCGCCAACGCAGATGGCGTTATTGGAATTGGTTTAGCCGaatctattttcatttttaaatttaactaatatcGCCTATATTTGATCCACATTGAATTAAAGCGTCtttgaaattgagtttgaaAGCTTAAAAGATGGCAGTATTGGAATTGGCTtagtcaaatatatttttatctttaaatttaactaatatcaCCTATATTAGACTCACGTTGAATTAGAGCCTGtttgagattgagtttgaaagtttaaaaagtgtttttatttgtataaaagctcttttaaagaaaaaaaaaatatatatttgataaatttaaaaaaaatgctttaatcaCTTAAAATAGCTGGaagtctaattttttaaaaagtaccaaattgaattttttataaaaaaactctcacagataactg harbors:
- the LOC121250879 gene encoding UPF0481 protein At3g47200-like translates to MSCMLQFLYHDLILLENQLPWMVLERLFGITVERRQSKPLMQLAVEFFANIFSSTPPPVVYPIQDIEHILDLFRRLLISSVGGEEERELGWQPMPSATSLVEAGVKFRRSEYKSILDMKFINGVLEIPPLLIQETTETVFRNLVSFEQCYPNCDAWFTSYVVLVHNLINTAKDLDILCENEIIDNWSNLEDAAQFFNKIYSNTYVKKYHYLGLCQKVNRYCQRRWPRWRTVLVRNYFNTPWSTLSIMVVAMLLILLFLQALFTIIK